The Calypte anna isolate BGI_N300 chromosome 23, bCalAnn1_v1.p, whole genome shotgun sequence genome has a segment encoding these proteins:
- the AZIN2 gene encoding antizyme inhibitor 2 isoform X1 has product MNGYLKESNFMMMEEGFTTRDLLENLLVELCQASDCQTFFVADLGDIVKKHIHFLRALPRVRPYFPVKCNGSEGVVRLLAELGAGFACANKAEMTWVQSIGVPADKIFYSSPCKQVAHLRYAAKHGIELLTFDNEVELSKVARNHPHAKVLLGVAADSSPSAHPSMTFGTTLKSCRHLLETAKEQALEVVGISFHLGSRGLEPQTFSQSVATAQMAFEVGKELGYQMHLLDIGGGFPGTEDTRARFEEVAAGINSALDSYFPDGCGLEIIARPGRYYVTSAFTLAARITAREEAPTEHPSPDEEDSGSKKNLVYHLSDGTYGAFSCLLFDSPCPRPRLHKRPCQDPPSHSSSLRGPLGHGEDHIAEDLELPELQVGDWLIFEDMGAYTTTALSPPGGCPQPPVTYTMSRLAWKSIQLSQGKPPQTEDNREGICAPLSCGWEMAETLSVPPVCAPTGII; this is encoded by the exons ATGAATGGGTACTTGAAGGAGTCCAACTTCATGATGATGGAGGAGGGCTTCACAACCAGAGACCTCCTGGAGAACCTTCTCGTGGAACTGTGCCAGGCG AGTGACTGTCAAACCTTCTTCGTGGCAGACCTTGGGGACATTGTCAAGAAACACATACACTTCCTGAGGGCCTTGCCCCGTGTCAGACCCTACTTCCCTGTGAAGTGCAACGGCAGCGAGGGGGTGGTCCGgttgctggcagagctgggggcaggCTTTGCCTGTGCCAACAAG GCAGAGATGACATGGGTTCAAAGCATTGGAGTCCCAGCTGACAAGATCTTCTACAGCAGCCCCTGCAAGCAGGTTGCCCACCTCAGATATGCAGCCAAGCATGGTATAGAGCTGCTGACCTTTGACAATGAGGTGGAGCTGAGCAAGGTGGCCAGGAACCACCCTCATGCCAA GGTGTTGTTGGGTGTTGCTGCTGACTCCAGCCCTTCTGCCCATCCCAGCATGACATTTGGGACCACACTCAAATCCTGCCGGCACCTGCTGGAGACGGCGAAGGAGCAGGCTCTGGAGGTTGTTGGCATCAG CTTCCACCTGGGCAGCCGTGGGCTGGAGCCCCAAACCTTCTCTCAGTCAGTGGCCACAGCACAGATGGCCTTTGAGGTGGGCAAGGAGCTGGGCTACCAAATGCACCTCCTGGACATTGGAGGGGGATTCCCCGGCACCGAGGACACCAGAGCCCGGTTTGAAGAG GTGGCTGCTGGGATAAACTCGGCCTTGGACTCGTATTTCCCAGATGGCTGTGGGCTGGAGATCATTGCAAGACCAGGGCGGTATTATGTCACCTCTGCCTTCACCTTGGCTGCCAGGATCACAGCCAGGGAGGAAGCACCCACAGAGCACCCCAGCCCTGATG agGAAGACTCTGGCAGCAAGAAGAACCTCGTGTACCACCTCAGTGATGGCACCTACGGTGCCTTCAGCTGCCTCCTGTTTGACAGCCCCTGCCCCAGACCTCGGCTGCACAAG AGACCCTGCCAAGACCCCCcctcacacagcagcagcctccgGGGCCCCCTGGGACATGGAGAGGATCACATTGCTGAGGACCTAGAGCTGCCTGAGCTGCAGGTTGGGGACTGGCTGATCTTTGAGGACATGGGGGCATACACCACCACAGCCTTGTCCCCCCCCGGGGGATGTCCCCAGCCACCCGTCACCTACACCATGTCCCGCCTGGCCTG GAAAAGCATCCAGCTCTCCCAGGGAAAACCTCCCCAAACAGAAGATAACCGGGAGGGCATCTGCGCCCCGCTGTCCTGTGGCTGGGAGATGGCAGAGACCCTCAGTGTTCCCCCGGTCTGCGCTCCCACCGGCATCATCTGA
- the NDUFS5 gene encoding NADH dehydrogenase [ubiquinone] iron-sulfur protein 5, producing MPFWDLQRQLGIDVDRWLLRQSMPQPYGKPGACHAFEREWVECGHGLGQTRARRECQPEYEDFMECMHRTKLAVRLRTILEQRDKMIKEGKYTPPDYHKGKEEPRP from the exons ATGCCGTTCTGGGATCTGCAGCGGCAGCTGGGCATCGATGTGGACCGGTGGCTGCTGCGGCAGAGCATGCCGCAGCCCTACGGCAAGCCCGGGGCGTGTCACGCCTTCGAGCGGGAGTGGGTGGAGTGCGGGCACGGCCTGGGCCAGACCCGCGCCCGCCGCGAGTGCCAACCCGAGTACGAGGACTTCATGGAGTGCATGCACCGCACCAAGCTG GCTGTGCGGCTGAGAAccatcctggagcagagggacaAGATGATCAAGGAAGGGAAGTACACACCCCCTGACTACCACAAAGGCAAAGAGGAGCCACGGCCGTGA
- the AZIN2 gene encoding antizyme inhibitor 2 isoform X2, whose amino-acid sequence MNGYLKESNFMMMEEGFTTRDLLENLLVELCQASDCQTFFVADLGDIVKKHIHFLRALPRVRPYFPVKCNGSEGVVRLLAELGAGFACANKAEMTWVQSIGVPADKIFYSSPCKQVAHLRYAAKHGIELLTFDNEVELSKVARNHPHANMTFGTTLKSCRHLLETAKEQALEVVGISFHLGSRGLEPQTFSQSVATAQMAFEVGKELGYQMHLLDIGGGFPGTEDTRARFEEVAAGINSALDSYFPDGCGLEIIARPGRYYVTSAFTLAARITAREEAPTEHPSPDEEDSGSKKNLVYHLSDGTYGAFSCLLFDSPCPRPRLHKRPCQDPPSHSSSLRGPLGHGEDHIAEDLELPELQVGDWLIFEDMGAYTTTALSPPGGCPQPPVTYTMSRLAWKSIQLSQGKPPQTEDNREGICAPLSCGWEMAETLSVPPVCAPTGII is encoded by the exons ATGAATGGGTACTTGAAGGAGTCCAACTTCATGATGATGGAGGAGGGCTTCACAACCAGAGACCTCCTGGAGAACCTTCTCGTGGAACTGTGCCAGGCG AGTGACTGTCAAACCTTCTTCGTGGCAGACCTTGGGGACATTGTCAAGAAACACATACACTTCCTGAGGGCCTTGCCCCGTGTCAGACCCTACTTCCCTGTGAAGTGCAACGGCAGCGAGGGGGTGGTCCGgttgctggcagagctgggggcaggCTTTGCCTGTGCCAACAAG GCAGAGATGACATGGGTTCAAAGCATTGGAGTCCCAGCTGACAAGATCTTCTACAGCAGCCCCTGCAAGCAGGTTGCCCACCTCAGATATGCAGCCAAGCATGGTATAGAGCTGCTGACCTTTGACAATGAGGTGGAGCTGAGCAAGGTGGCCAGGAACCACCCTCATGCCAA CATGACATTTGGGACCACACTCAAATCCTGCCGGCACCTGCTGGAGACGGCGAAGGAGCAGGCTCTGGAGGTTGTTGGCATCAG CTTCCACCTGGGCAGCCGTGGGCTGGAGCCCCAAACCTTCTCTCAGTCAGTGGCCACAGCACAGATGGCCTTTGAGGTGGGCAAGGAGCTGGGCTACCAAATGCACCTCCTGGACATTGGAGGGGGATTCCCCGGCACCGAGGACACCAGAGCCCGGTTTGAAGAG GTGGCTGCTGGGATAAACTCGGCCTTGGACTCGTATTTCCCAGATGGCTGTGGGCTGGAGATCATTGCAAGACCAGGGCGGTATTATGTCACCTCTGCCTTCACCTTGGCTGCCAGGATCACAGCCAGGGAGGAAGCACCCACAGAGCACCCCAGCCCTGATG agGAAGACTCTGGCAGCAAGAAGAACCTCGTGTACCACCTCAGTGATGGCACCTACGGTGCCTTCAGCTGCCTCCTGTTTGACAGCCCCTGCCCCAGACCTCGGCTGCACAAG AGACCCTGCCAAGACCCCCcctcacacagcagcagcctccgGGGCCCCCTGGGACATGGAGAGGATCACATTGCTGAGGACCTAGAGCTGCCTGAGCTGCAGGTTGGGGACTGGCTGATCTTTGAGGACATGGGGGCATACACCACCACAGCCTTGTCCCCCCCCGGGGGATGTCCCCAGCCACCCGTCACCTACACCATGTCCCGCCTGGCCTG GAAAAGCATCCAGCTCTCCCAGGGAAAACCTCCCCAAACAGAAGATAACCGGGAGGGCATCTGCGCCCCGCTGTCCTGTGGCTGGGAGATGGCAGAGACCCTCAGTGTTCCCCCGGTCTGCGCTCCCACCGGCATCATCTGA